A stretch of Thermodesulfobacteriota bacterium DNA encodes these proteins:
- a CDS encoding MBL fold metallo-hydrolase has protein sequence MELVILGSGVGVPTSKRSAPGLCVRVNNKPILFDSGSGTAYQLPKAGIDYHQIDYVFYTHVAHPDHINDLSEIIFANKYDYPRRENDLNITGPKGIRRFYENLEVLFPTLKAPPFSVNIQEVEIDQIKINGVLIESKPLCHQGVECVGYRLEFRGKSIVYSGDTDYCDNLVELARESDLLVVECSFPDEFKVDGHLTPSFAGRIAKESGAKRLVLTHLYPICDKYDIQSQAQRTYQGEIIVAEDLMKIEL, from the coding sequence ATGGAACTCGTAATACTAGGTTCTGGGGTTGGAGTGCCCACATCGAAAAGGTCTGCCCCTGGTTTATGTGTAAGGGTGAATAACAAGCCGATTCTTTTTGACAGCGGCAGCGGTACTGCCTACCAGCTTCCCAAGGCTGGTATTGACTATCACCAAATAGATTATGTTTTTTATACCCATGTAGCCCACCCGGATCACATCAACGATCTATCAGAGATTATATTTGCCAATAAATATGATTACCCCAGAAGGGAGAATGATCTCAATATAACAGGACCAAAAGGTATAAGGAGATTTTACGAAAACCTTGAAGTCCTTTTTCCTACCCTTAAAGCCCCGCCTTTTTCTGTGAATATCCAGGAGGTCGAGATTGATCAGATTAAGATTAATGGTGTGCTGATTGAATCAAAGCCCCTTTGTCACCAGGGTGTGGAATGTGTCGGGTATAGGCTGGAATTCCGGGGAAAGAGTATTGTATATTCTGGCGATACAGACTACTGCGATAATTTAGTAGAGCTTGCAAGAGAAAGCGATCTTCTGGTTGTTGAGTGTTCATTTCCCGATGAATTTAAGGTAGATGGTCATCTGACGCCGTCATTCGCAGGCCGGATCGCCAAAGAGTCAGGGGCAAAAAGACTCGTGCTCACCCATCTCTATCCTATCTGCGATAAATATGATATTCAAAGTCAAGCGCAACGGACCTACCAGGGAGAGATAATTGTTGCCGAAGACCTGATGAAGATAGAACTTTGA